In the Oncorhynchus gorbuscha isolate QuinsamMale2020 ecotype Even-year linkage group LG05, OgorEven_v1.0, whole genome shotgun sequence genome, one interval contains:
- the LOC124035165 gene encoding protein FAM163B-like has product MSAGTVVICGGILATVILLTIVAVLCYCRLQYYCCKREEPEREEEEQPDITTMSSLPTPVHTAGDLDVMTTPPSEPNGPAFVYTPPLVRKPVTRSHTFCPSCTPYSLPFYLQHPSERLRNGGGRISYRTVQQQELDLPMDLASFNHKLNLIRSVTMREVVTHSHSVSTDV; this is encoded by the exons ATGTCAGCCGGGACAGTGGTTATCTGTGGTGGAATTCTAGCTACAGTCATCTTACTGACTATCGTTGCAGTACTGTGCTACTGTAGGTTGCAG TATTATTGCTGTAAGAGGgaggagccagagagggaggaggaggagcaacCGGACAtcaccaccatgtcctctctccccacaccagTACACACAGCTGGGGACCTCGACGTGATGACCACGCCCCCCTCCGAGCCTAACGGGCCCGCCTTTGTCTACACTCCGCCCCTGGTCCGCAAACCAGTGACACGCTCCCATACATTCTGCCCCTCCTGCACGCCTTACTCCCTGCCCTTCTACCTGCAGCACCCCTCTGAGAGGCTGCGTAACGGCGGTGGGCGCATCAGCTACAGGACTGTGCAGCAGCAGGAGCTGGACCTGCCCATGGACCTGGCCAGCTTCAACCACAAGCTCAACCTCATCCGCTCTGTCACCATGAGGGAGGTGGTCACCCACAGCCACAGTGTCAGCACTGACGTGTAG